The SAR324 cluster bacterium genome has a segment encoding these proteins:
- a CDS encoding phosphoglycerate dehydrogenase produces the protein MYQVLITGAIHPTGLDALGRESDLQIDYRPDCPFEQVMDIIEHYHCIISRSETPITRELIDRGTNLKVIARAAVGIGNIDVEYATEKGILVINTPGKNTNSAAELTVALLLATTRNVIPAHENMQQLKWDRHRFNGTELMGKTIGIVGLGNVGHRVAQFARGFDMKVLAYDPYIADEVFERHHVQKTDWETLISTADIISVHTPKNKETTGMISGNSISKMKQGVILLNLARGGIIDETALLDGLRSGHVSAAGIDTWDVEPPKKNPFREFPQVVMTPHIGASTTEAQIRIAESMASQVPRALRGEVVDYPVNMPQIRMLQGNLMTAYTVLAEKLGSFAAQSVDFAPTLLEMKYRGTLAKEDCSLLKLAFLKGYLKHSHDYVSYVNAEQRAESVGLRIEEEPDTGFTDYESALKCTLSCQEHVFKIGGVVFSGPHPRITLVNDFVFEINPEGTILVTSNLDRPGMIGLIGTFLGQHNININQFELSRSRRGGEAMALILVDEDVPESLVQELSRQTNMTGVKKITL, from the coding sequence ATGTATCAGGTATTGATTACAGGCGCCATTCATCCTACAGGACTGGATGCCTTAGGCCGGGAATCTGATTTACAGATCGACTATCGGCCCGATTGTCCATTCGAACAGGTGATGGACATTATTGAACATTATCACTGCATCATCAGTCGCTCTGAAACTCCCATCACCCGTGAATTGATTGACAGGGGAACCAATCTTAAAGTCATCGCACGGGCCGCAGTGGGTATCGGCAATATTGATGTTGAGTATGCCACTGAAAAAGGAATTCTGGTGATCAATACGCCGGGAAAAAACACAAACTCCGCAGCCGAACTGACGGTAGCGCTGCTGCTGGCAACCACCAGAAATGTGATTCCCGCTCATGAAAACATGCAGCAACTCAAGTGGGATCGCCACCGCTTCAACGGAACTGAGTTGATGGGGAAAACGATCGGAATTGTTGGACTTGGGAATGTCGGACATCGTGTGGCACAATTTGCCAGAGGCTTTGACATGAAAGTTCTGGCCTATGATCCCTATATCGCTGATGAAGTATTTGAGCGGCATCATGTTCAGAAAACCGATTGGGAAACCCTGATTTCGACCGCGGACATCATTTCGGTTCATACTCCGAAAAATAAGGAAACCACCGGAATGATCAGTGGAAACAGCATTTCAAAAATGAAACAGGGAGTGATCCTGCTCAACCTGGCCCGGGGTGGAATTATTGACGAAACCGCCTTGCTGGATGGCCTCCGGTCTGGCCACGTAAGTGCCGCCGGTATTGATACATGGGATGTGGAACCTCCCAAAAAAAATCCTTTCCGGGAATTTCCTCAAGTGGTCATGACCCCGCACATTGGCGCTTCAACAACTGAAGCCCAGATTCGCATTGCGGAATCCATGGCCTCTCAGGTGCCGAGAGCTTTACGTGGTGAAGTGGTGGATTATCCAGTCAACATGCCGCAGATCCGTATGCTTCAGGGCAACCTGATGACAGCCTATACGGTATTGGCCGAAAAGCTTGGATCGTTTGCGGCGCAGTCCGTTGATTTTGCGCCGACACTTCTGGAAATGAAATATCGGGGAACACTGGCCAAAGAAGATTGCTCCTTGCTCAAACTGGCTTTCTTGAAAGGCTATCTGAAACATAGCCACGATTATGTGAGCTATGTGAACGCGGAACAACGTGCGGAAAGTGTCGGGCTGCGGATTGAGGAAGAACCCGATACGGGCTTCACCGATTACGAAAGCGCGCTCAAATGTACCTTATCCTGCCAGGAACATGTCTTCAAAATAGGTGGTGTCGTGTTCAGCGGACCCCATCCACGTATCACGCTGGTCAATGATTTTGTTTTTGAAATCAATCCCGAAGGAACAATCCTTGTGACCTCAAATCTCGATCGTCCGGGAATGATTGGACTGATTGGAACCTTTTTGGGCCAGCACAATATCAATATCAACCAGTTCGAGCTTTCACGGAGTCGCCGGGGAGGTGAGGCAATGGCACTAATTCTTGTGGATGAGGATGTGCCGGAATCCCTGGTTCAGGAACTTTCACGGCAAACCAACATGACCGGTGTTAAAAAAATCACGCTATAA
- a CDS encoding LysR family transcriptional regulator — translation MHIRNIDLNLFVVFDAIYSESNVTRAADILHLTQPAVSHALARLRTLFDDPLFIRVGNNMAPTPLAKNLIHSIRGSLKNLQTTLSQPNRFNPADARKLFVLGMRTVMEAIALPKLMNIIELQAPGVDLVSCRISRRDLERELMSGTLDLALDVLIPVGAEIQCCPLAQSRLAILARPEHPFFSTPTLETYLEHRHVLVSSRKSGPGLEDFELSRLGLKRRIGLRAQNYLAGAMVVAETAMLMTVPEFYANFITSRFPLKQWPFPVEAARLEIAMYWHSAAEFDPANRWMREQLVAIMGEPHELISSTIETVPTTFTHA, via the coding sequence ATGCATATTCGAAATATCGATTTGAACCTGTTTGTGGTGTTTGACGCCATCTATTCAGAGAGCAATGTCACACGGGCCGCTGATATCCTGCATTTGACACAACCGGCAGTCAGCCATGCCCTTGCCCGGTTGAGGACCCTGTTTGATGATCCGTTGTTTATCAGGGTGGGCAACAATATGGCACCCACTCCGCTTGCTAAAAATCTGATCCATTCCATTCGTGGTTCTCTGAAAAATCTTCAGACGACGTTATCTCAACCCAATCGTTTCAATCCGGCTGACGCACGGAAACTTTTTGTTCTGGGAATGAGAACTGTCATGGAAGCCATAGCGCTGCCCAAACTCATGAATATCATTGAACTTCAGGCCCCGGGAGTGGATCTGGTGAGTTGCCGGATTTCGCGCAGGGATCTTGAACGGGAACTGATGTCAGGGACGCTGGATCTTGCGCTGGATGTTCTGATTCCGGTCGGAGCTGAAATTCAATGTTGTCCCCTCGCACAAAGTCGTCTGGCGATTTTAGCTAGGCCGGAGCATCCGTTTTTTTCCACACCCACACTGGAAACCTATCTGGAACATCGTCATGTGCTGGTTTCTTCGAGAAAAAGCGGACCCGGGCTGGAGGATTTTGAACTGAGCAGGCTAGGGCTCAAACGCAGGATTGGACTCAGAGCCCAGAATTATCTGGCAGGGGCAATGGTGGTTGCTGAAACAGCGATGCTCATGACTGTGCCGGAATTTTATGCCAACTTTATCACCTCACGGTTTCCGCTCAAACAATGGCCGTTTCCTGTTGAAGCCGCCAGGCTGGAAATCGCTATGTACTGGCACAGTGCCGCGGAGTTTGATCCGGCAAACCGCTGGATGCGCGAACAGTTGGTCGCAATTATGGGAGAGCCTCATGAATTGATTTCGTCAACCATAGAGACGGTGCCGACAACATTTACACATGCGTAA
- a CDS encoding dihydrofolate reductase, translated as MKASVYIATSLDGFIARNNGSLDWLPGSDGNHENNSEDYGFQKFMDSVDVLVMGRKTYEMVLSFGQWPYGTKRVVVLSKTLAQISETLPQTVELKSASPAELFQELRTSGAKHIYVDGGSTIQGFLRAGLIHEITITRVPVLIGSGIPLFGAIEKDLPLKHIETRSFDSGFVQSRYALPTKR; from the coding sequence ATGAAAGCCTCGGTATACATCGCAACCAGTCTTGATGGTTTTATTGCCCGGAACAATGGTAGCCTGGACTGGTTACCGGGAAGTGACGGGAATCATGAGAATAACTCTGAAGATTATGGATTCCAGAAATTTATGGATTCTGTGGATGTTCTGGTGATGGGTCGCAAAACCTATGAAATGGTACTTTCTTTTGGCCAGTGGCCATATGGAACCAAACGTGTTGTTGTGCTCAGTAAAACACTCGCACAAATATCAGAAACATTGCCGCAAACCGTAGAGTTGAAATCCGCATCGCCCGCAGAACTGTTCCAGGAATTGAGAACCTCAGGGGCAAAACATATTTATGTGGATGGCGGCAGTACCATTCAGGGCTTTCTCAGAGCTGGACTCATTCATGAAATCACCATCACTCGAGTTCCAGTCCTGATTGGCAGTGGTATTCCCCTGTTTGGGGCTATCGAAAAAGATTTGCCGTTGAAACATATTGAAACCCGTTCGTTTGATAGCGGTTTTGTTCAAAGCAGATATGCCTTGCCCACAAAGCGCTGA